One Clostridiales bacterium genomic window, GCCTTATAGAACCGCCGCCGCCGCGCTTGCTCTCTATCACAAAGCCGTGCTCAAAGCTAAAACGGGTGGCCAAAACATAATTGATTTGGCTGGGCGCGCAATCAAAATATTGGGCAAGCTCGTTGCGGGATATGCTTATAGTGTCGCTCTCGCCCATTAACGATTTTATAAATTGTTCAATCAAATCGCTTATTGTCGCCATCGTTTTACCTGTTTAACAAGTTTATCAAGAGTTTTGACTTTCTTTGACCTTTGAGAAAATTATAGCACTGCTCAAAAAGGTTGTCAATATATTTTTTGTAATTTTTTGACAAAAATTTGTTGTTTGGGGCGTTTTTTGGGATGCAATTATAGCTTTTTTGGGAAATTTTGGAGTAAGTGGGCTGTAAATTTTGCTACAAGGTAATTATAATAGCTTATAGCGTTTTTTAAGGTATTTATGGTTGTTTATGGGCATCTTTGATTCTTTATATAAAAATTTTTGCTTGATGTGTTTTTAGCGTTCAAAAATTGGTTGTTTAGGGTGTTTTTTTGATGTAAAATTATAGTATTTGGGGCTATTATGGTTGTTGGGACGTCTTTTTTTAATATATTTTCTGTTGGGGAATTTATATAAAGATATTTTTTATTGTTTCTTAATCTAAAAATATTTTTGAACACGCCAATAAGATTTTTTTACAAATATTGATATATCTCGCGCGTTTTGATATAATATAAAAAAATAGTTTAGGAGGGCTATTTTAATGGGTGAAAGATTTGCTAAAAAACTGCAGGAGTTGATGGACAAGAATATGATGACGCCGTCCGAACTAGCAAGAAAATTGAACCTGTCAAGAATGATGATATATCAATATCTAAATGAAATATCCTTGCCCTCAAAAGAAAGGCTACCCGCTATGGCAAAGGTTTTGGGCTGCGAAAAAGACGAGCTAGCCAAAGCCGCCTTTGAGGATTATAAAGAAAAAAGAATAAAAAGAAGAGGGTTTTGAGATAATGGTTTTAAAATAATAAAAATCTATATTATTATTAAAAGTATTTGATTGTTAGACATTTTTTAATTACGCTGTTTTGAATATT contains:
- a CDS encoding helix-turn-helix transcriptional regulator, yielding MGERFAKKLQELMDKNMMTPSELARKLNLSRMMIYQYLNEISLPSKERLPAMAKVLGCEKDELAKAAFEDYKEKRIKRRGF